GGAAAAAGAAATGGGATTCAAAACAACGAATCCCAAATAATCTAATTGCTGTGGAGTTCAGCATAGGCTGACAACTCCTAAAGTCATCCTTTATTTCCGGGAACACCCTTGGATTAGGGTTCAAGGGTGTTCTTGTTCCAGATAAGAGACAAAATACGCAAAAAGACTATAGTATTCTATACAGTGATCAAGTGCTCATTCTTCTTTATTATTTCAGTCAAAGGTGATCCCCAAAACTTAACTTCAATACCGAGTTCTTCAAGCTTGGACTTGACTCCCAACTGATCAGCACAGGCTTCACAAGCACTGAACTTAACACCTGCTTCTCTGGCATCTGCTATCAGCTGCTGAAGATGCACGTCTTCCGCAACCAACTTTGTTGGCGCACCCCAGATAATCACCTGTACGTCTTCCCACCAGCTGTTCCTGATCGAGTTATGCGCATACATCATCACCATCAGTTCTGCGGTAACAGGGTCGGCATTTGTCCATAAGATATTTAATTTGTTATTCATACTTTCTCCATGTTTTAGTGCACATTAAATTAAAACTTGGATAACAACATCAACAATTTGTAGTAGTCCACACGCAGCTGATTCTTGTCCTGTTAACCACAATCCGGGTGCATCAGAGTAATACAAGGTTTCATGTCATAAATAGATATTTTAACTTGTGACTTTTGTTCAGATTCTTCGGTTGGCCAAAATAGAAAACTCCTCCTGAACGCACATTCAGAAGGAGTCTGGTAAACTAAAGTAGCCAACGGGCTATTCAGTAAGAGTTTCAATCAGAACAAGCCCCCCTGTCGTTTTAACTAAATAAGATGCGCCCCATTTGTCCCCAACATAAAAAACATTATCGAACATTTGAAAAGGCTCTGCGTAGCCATTCTTATTATTTTTTTGAAGAACAAATTATTTTGCATTCGCTTAAGCCCCGTCTCAATTCTTTTCTTGAGCTGGGGTGTTTTTGGAGAAATATAAAAACAATTCGCACAAAATATCAAATAGGTACATATTACCATCTTCCTTTTATCTTCAAAATGGACAGAAAGCCACGATGAAACACAAGGAGAGGTTACAATATTTATTACTGCTGGCAGTCACTACAAAAAACACCATATATAAACGCAAAAAGGGCTAACTCTAAATATGAGTTAACCCTAGAATCTTTTACTAATTTTGCACAAGAAGTCCCCCGACAGAAGTCGGACTGCGGTGCCGGAAGTAGAAATCCTGTTAATTTGTAGCTCTCACCAAAAATCGGCGGGAAAGTTCTACTATTAGCTGACCCCAAGTTAGGGGGTGATACACAATGTATAAGCTCTTTACATAAACAAGTTATATTTTATGCACAGCTACAATAAATATTCATCCATTTTCACTCTTCCTGCCATCAGGTCAGCATGAGTGTTCTTTTTTCTGGAAGGAATGTATTCAGCGACTTGATAAAACCAGCTACAATTAATTTTAAGGGAGCAGGATCTCGCTGATTTCTTTGCGACTATGTTCTTGAACCGGAACTTCGGCGGGGTGTCCAACTGCAAACAGTCCGACAACTCTCAACTCAGAATCAATGCCCACCAATTCCTTGACTTTTTGTTCATCATACATTCCCACCCAACAAGTTCCGAGACCAAGTTCAACCGCTCTGAGCATCATGAAAGAAGCTGAAATTCCAACATTCATAGCCGATGCGCCAAATTTAGCATAAGCGTCCGCTGAAGATTCTCTCTCGACGTATTCATCTATCCCATCCATGGTATCACCAGTTATCAGATCATTCTCACGATAAAAGAAAGCACTGGCCTGAGAATCCTTTACATAACCAGAGATGTCCGCACAACAAACAATTATAGCCCCGGCTTCAGCCAACCATGATTGAGTTCTGGAGATATCCTTCTCGCCAAATCTTTTCAGTATATCTTTATCCTGCACTACCTTAAAACGCCAGGGCTGTGAATTCAGGCTGGAAGGAGCAAGGCGTGCAGCTTCAATTAATGCAGCAATATCCTCACTACTAACGGCCTCCGGAGTGAAGGACCGCACACTATGTCTTTGTAAAATTGCATCGTTAACTCCAAGAACCGCATTCTTTTTCATAATATTCTCCTAATGTTTAATTATATGTATTTAGATGCATTAAACACCAAATTTATACATTATTCTTTAATTTAGTTATATCCTTATGAGGAGGATCTCCAAAAAGGCGCTTATACTCACGGTTAAACTGACTGATACTTTCATAACCAACAGCAGCACACGCTCTACCGGAATTGAAGCCTTCAGTAAGCATAAGCTTTTGTGCTTCGTGAAGTCGTAATTGTTTCAAATATTGCAATGGACTCATATTTGTAGCTTGTTTAAAGTGTCTATGAAAAGTGGAAGAAGCCATATTCAATTGCTGCGCAATTTCATCAACACTAAAAGGTTTCTTTAAATGATCACGAATCATAGATATTGCCCGTACTACTTGGCTGCTTTTGTATCCCACCGTATGGAAAAGGCTTAAATTATCACCATTAGAACCTATCAATAAAAGATAATGTATTTCGCGTATTACCATTGGCCCAAGAACGCCTATTCGTTCAGGATATTTTAGAAGCTTTATTAACCGCAAAAAAGCATCCAAAAGATCAAAATCTGATTTTTGTACAAAAATACCTTTGGCTGTCCGAGATAAATCAAAATTCGGAAACGTTGTTTCCTGAACCAGATTAACTAATACAGAGCTATCGATTTCAACTCCTACAGAAAGATATGGCTGCTCAACTGAGGCTTCAAGAATGGTACTGGAAGCTGGCAAATCCACCCCCATGACCATTATATCTCCCTTAGAATATTCAAATATTTCGCTACCGATTTGTGTGCGCTTGGCCCCTTGAAGAACTAAAATTATTGAAGGTTTATAAAAACAATTCTCCACCTTCTGGGTCTTTTGCCTGCAATAGAGAGTGACTCCTTCAATGTCTGTTTGATAATCTCCTGATTTAACATCAGTATTTAGAAATCCTTCCAGCACAAGATTACGGATAGTACGGACAACTGCACTCATATAAAACTCACATCAATATAGTATTACGTATTCATATAGCTAAGCTTCATCATTAATAGCATAATCAAAATATAGGCATAGACAAAAGCAGGATTAGGCAAAAAAAAGATAGAAATGCACCATTAAACACACATATGAAATAAATATCGAGCAATTATTAGTAAATATAACCTTCGGTAAACCCAACTTAACCATTACAGAAAAAATCAAACGAAAATAACAAAATAAATAATTCTAATAGCATTGACATTTAGTATTGTACTTCTGGCTAAGACAGCAGGAGCACCAACATGGAAGTCGGTGCTATCAAACGCTGAAACCGGATTCAACCACACATGATGATGCAACCTGCTGTATAGACAATGAAAAATTAAGTATTAAATTGAAGTTCCAGACCCGCAGGATTGCTAATGACCCAGCTTTCAGGTATCAAATAGCAGGGGTAGATGTCGTAAAAATGGCGGTTAAATAGCATGCAGACACCACCTGTTAGATCAAGCCGCCCCCCCTTACAATTGATTCCAGCGGCTAAAAATTCGAGTTTTCCTTGCTGTCGTATGCTGCGTTCGATTTACGCAAAAACAGATCTTGGAATCAGGGAAGCAGTTGGAAAAGAAATATGACTAAATCGGTTTCAGATATTTTTCAAAAGCCTTCGATTTATCATATTTTCACGTCTTGATACTTAGTTATCATCTTAATTTACTGCTATACTTGTTAATAACTGTAGCTAAAATTCATCTGCATTATCGGGAGTCATTATGACATTACCTTTCGAGCGTATAGACAAGCCTACTTTTTTTGGAGCAATCTTCCTTCTTTTAAGCGTCGTTATCCCTCTTTTGATATTCCCTGAAGAAGGAGCACAATGGGTTGAAATTGCTAAAAACTTCATGACTGATAAGCTCGGCATTCTATATCTTGCGATCGGCATGGCTTCATTCTTTTTCATGGTATACATAGTATTTTCCGATATCGGTCAGATTAAACTTGGGAATCTGGATGAAGACCCAGAGTTCAAGACCGGGTCGTGGGCGGCCATGCTGTTTTGTGGTGGGATTGGCGCAAGTATCATGTACTGGGCAACTATTGAATGGGCTTATTACATACAAAAGCCGCCATTTCAGCTGGAACCGGGAAGTACTGAGGCCATTAGATGGGCTGCTACTTACGGCATATTTCATTGGGGACCGATTGCCTGGAGTATTTACCTTGTTCCTGCGATACCCATAGCCTACTTTTACTATGTAAGAAAGCAGCCTGCCCTCAAAGTCTCCAGTGCATTGATGCCGGTACTGGGAGAAGTCCGCAGTAAAGGCTGGATAGGAAAGGGCATCGATATACTTTTCGTTTTCGGACTTCTCGGCGGAGGAGCGACAACCCTGGGCCTTGCAGCTCCTTTAATTGGGGAAGGATTGCATCATTTATTCGGTCTGCCCAAAACTATGCCCAGTCAGTTGGGGGTACTGCTGGCATGCACCGCCTTATTCGCATACTCGGCATACTCCGGTATGGAGAAAGGAATTAAGGTTCTAAGTAATATAAACTTCTGGGGTGCAATAGGATTGTTGGCATTTATCCTTGTCTGCGGACCGACAATATTTATGCTTGAGACAGGATTGGATTCCTTAGGCCGTATGCTTAATAATTTTTTCATCATGGGGACCTGGGCAGAACCTTTTGGTGGATTAGGAAATTTTAGAGATACCCATTTTCCACAGCACTGGACTATTTTTTATTGGGCATGGTGGCTTGTATTTGCACCAAGCATGGGCCTTTTCGTCGCCCGTATCTCAAGAGGAAGAACAATCAAGCAGATGGTCGCCGGCTCGATTTTTTTCGGGTCCATGGGATGCTTTCTATTTTTTATGGTTCTCGGTAATTACGGTCTTTCACTTCAACTTTCAGGTACTTTGGATGTAGTCGGCATATTAAATAGCCAAGGTCCGAATGAGGCTATTTTCAGCATTCTTGGCGAATTACCGCTAAATACATTAGTTATCGCTGCATTCACGATTCTCTGCCTAATCTTCACGGCTACGACATTTGACTCCATTTCGTACATTCTGGCTTCAGTTGTGCAATCAGATGTGGGGGAAGACCCATACCGTTGGAACCGACTGTTTTGGGCTTTTGCCCTTTCCCTTATGCCGTCCATCCTAATGTTCATGGGTGGTATCTCCACACTTCAAACGGCTGCAATCGTAGGCGGCCTCCCACTGCTTATAATTACCATACTGCTGATGTTCTCAGCCATCAGGGCAGCTTCTCTGGATCTGACACATCAGAAGGACTATGTAGACCCGGTCATCAATATCGAAGAATTGCCCGATGTCGATCCATGGTCGGAAGAAGGCAAAGCTTTAGCCCGCTTTGAAAATCTCAAAGATATTGCCGTGGAAGCAGCAGAGGCCGAGCGTGAAGCTAATGAAAAAATCTATAAACTAAGAAAGGCTATGCGCTATCAAGCTCTTAACGCATCAATGAACAAATCTGAAGTGGACCAATACGAAACAGAGATCCTGAATAATGAGTTAAAGATTCTGTTAGATGAAGCCGCAGAAGCGCGGGAAAATAAAATAGCAACTTCTGAAGAAGCTCAAAAAGCCAGAATTATTTTCGACCAGCTTATGCGCGACAGGGATCAGTAAATTATCGCGCTAAATGCAAACTGAAAGGGGGAGTCGGCAGCTATCCCCAAAAAAAAGGTAACTTCAAAAACAGCGTTAGCCAGATAACAGGTCTAACAACACAGCAACCTGCTTATAGCATGTTCAGCATGAACTACTGTGCTAGAAACAGGATATAAGATCAACCATATATTTTCTGAATGATACACATTAGCTTTATTTGAACTTTTACGGCACGACCGCTACAACACGGGGAACCGCTCTTGGCAATTTAAATATTGAAAAACCTTAACTTTGTCCTGATCATCTATTTGGTCAGCCTTGCCTACACTGTAACCTTTAATAAAAACAAGAACCATGAATGCGGTTGCACTTCCGACATCAAGTTTTTTTATTTTTTTGTTTAACAGGGAGTTTAATTTTAAATGATCAACCTATGGTTCACACAAGCTCTTTGCCAGCATCATATCCGTAATATCTTTCAATTTGCGTTTCAACTCACGATAGCGCACTGATTCCTGAGCAGCTAGAGACCAAAGAATAGGCTATTTCCACTTAACACCAATAATGTCGTAAACGTGAAGAATAGGCTGAAAAGGGCTAACCCGGAAAATGAGTTAACCCTTTAATTCAAATATATATAACTACATAACAAAGCAGATAACCTATGGAATCCATTCAACAATCATCTGCTCTTCTTTCCCCTTTTTCCACTCCATAAATCCGGCATATCCCCGAATTCCATCACGAATTACAGCTTGGTAAACTTCAATGCCCTTTACTTTCTGATCTTGCGGCACAGCATTCTTTATCTCCAAAATAGCCTGCTTAATCTCAGGGGTAAGCTTTGCCCGAACTGCATCTGCAACACGCTCAAAATATCCTGCGTAAGGAGATTCCATATGAATTTGAATTATGTCAATCTGCCAAGTATCACCTTCAGGATCTTCGTACTAGGCATGCCATTCCAAACATTTATCCTCTGCATCCAATAAATTAGTATATTCAATACGACGAATACGATCATTAATGGCCAGATTCGCGATCACCTCAAACCCAGCAGATAGAGAAAATGGATCAGAGTATACATGCATATCGATATCAAGATTGCGCATCAAAAGGCCCATACGTAACGACCCAACCAGCTCAGCTCTAAAACCAGCAGCAGCCCATAGGTCCAAAATTCTGGTATCTTCAAGAACGCGTTGTGCGCGCTCCAGATTGCTCTGTGCCAGTGCAATAAAATCTAACGACATAAAGCTTTTTCCAATATTCTTTTAAAGGGAGCAGTAGCATCCAGAAACACCTGTGTGAAACATACGCAGCATCCTGCGCATAAAAAACACACACATTTCAGGTCAAACAATCCTCGAAATTACTGGAGTCTGGCACTCGAAACCTGAAGGTAGGTATACCAACTTTCTGGAACATGGCCGAGATCAGCCCGCAACTCTTACAATTTACTCTAAACAGTTCGGTGTTGTGGCTGCTTCGTTATAAATCTAGTCATCTTCAGAGTACTGCTCTTTGATTATAAGGATCTTATCTAAACTAGCCTTGAAGGCATCCACCAGTCGTGGGTCGAAATGACTACCCCGCCCATTCCAGATATAATCACAAGCTTTATCAACCGGCCATGCTTCTTTATACGGGCGTTTCGAAGTCAAAGCATCAAATACATCTGCAATAGCCGAAATCCTTCCTTCTATTGGTATCTCCTCCCCGCGCAGTCCTGCAGGATAGCCAGAGCCATCCCATCTTTCATGATGATTCAGAACTACCCGATTTGCTACCTTCATTAAATCGTAATCATGTTCGCCGAGAATTGCTCCACCGATTGTTGTATGGGTTTTCATAATCTCCCATTCTGCTTTATCAAGCTTGCCCGGCTTAGTCAGAATGGAATCGGGTATGCCGATCTTACCGATATCGTGCATGGGAGCGGCATTGAGCAAAATATTTCCTTCAGAGTCCTTCATACCTATATTTTTAGCAATAATCTGACAAAATATGCTCATACGCTTAATATGCGCTCCGGTTTCGTTATCCTTGTATCTTGCTGCAATACCGAGGCTGCGAACAATATCCTGACGCGTCGCATAAATTACTTTGGTCCGTTCCTGAACCAGTTCTTCCAAGTGCTGGCTTTGATTATATAACGCAAGCTGGGTCTTCACCCTTGCCAGAACGATGGCAGGATTAATCGGTTTTGTTATATAATCAACAGCACCAAGTTCAAATCCATATGTTTCATCCTGCTCTTCTCCCATAGCTGTTACAAAAATTACAGGAATTTTCATGCTGCGCAAATCCGCCTTTATTCTTCTACACACCTCATATCCGTCCATTTCGGGCATCATGACATCAAGCAGCACAATATCCGGCGGTTCACTGGAAAAGAGAATCTCTACGGCCTTAGTTCCGTTCATGGCGGCCTTCACTCTGTAGCGGTCTTTAAGCACTTCATACAGAAGATCCAGGTTCTGAGGAACGTCATCAACAATTAACACTGTTTGTTTTTCGTGAGAAGTCATCGCGTTCTCCTGTTAAGTGTCTTTGCGCTACCCTGAGCAGTCAGGAATTTGATATGGAGGATTATTTATTGAGATTCTACATATCCTTTTCTCACCAAATAATAGCTGGATAATAATTAGTTTGCTATACTTATATAAACCTTATCCTACACGAGAATTAAATGAAAAAGGCACATTCTTTTTTTCCGATTGATTTGCGCAGTTTCCTGACCATTACTATCTTATTTACCGGCCTTTCTTTCTGGGCGCTATTTTATTTGTGTAGTCAAGAAGTAGCTTCCGGAACACAAACCCGAAATATCGAAGAAAAGATGCACAACAAAATAAACTCAAAGACTGCTGGCTTTAACTTGAAAGATGTATTTATTGAACTCAGAATTTTTGCCAACCACTATGAGGTCAAACAATTTTTGTTAAACAGAAATCAGAAAAGCCGGCAACGATTGGAAGCGGAAGCCCTCAATCTATGCAAAGCAAGTAAACACTTTGATCAGGTCAGATTGCTAAGCAATGACGGAATGGAGCTTGTACGCGTCAATTACAATAACGGTAATCCCGTTATCGTTTCCCAGGATAAGTTGCAGAGCAAAAGCAGCCGCTACTATTTCAAGGAATCGTTAAAATTATCCCCTGGAGAAATATATACATCCCCTTTGGATCTTAATATTGAGAACGGAAAGATAGAACAACCGAGAAAACCGACAATTCGTATCAGTACTCCAGTTTATAGCGATTCAGGTGAACGCATAGGCATTACTATTTTGAATTATCTTGCCCAAAATTTACTGGATGCGATCAAACAGGAGGACTATTGCTGTTCTAAAACGATACTGCTGAATAAAGAAGGATATTGGTTGATTTCCCCGGATAAAGAGCTGGAATGGACCTTCATGTATGAAGACAAAAAATCTATTTCATTTGCTTCGAGGTATCCAGAAGCCTGGGCAAAGATTTCTTCATCTCCACAAGGTCAGTTTTACTGTCCGGAAGGCGAGTACACCTTCTCCACAGTACAGACTTCCAGTGATCCCTCTGAATCTGCTGTTATCGATGCTCTTTCATGGAAGCTTGTCAATATCTACCCTACTTACTTGATTGAAACGAAAAAGAATTCAATTTTTAAAAAATACACCGCAATTTTTACAGGATTATTTTTACTCATTCTTTTCGCAGCGATAACTCGCGCTCGCTTTGTCCGTAGCAAAGAGTTGGGACGCATAAGCTTAAAGCAGGCAAAACAGGAAGCGGAAAATGCCAATAAAGCCAAAAGCGACTTTCTTGCAAAAATGAGTCATGAGATACGGACTCCTATGAATGCTGTTATAGGCCTGACACATCTAGCTCTTAAGACGACTCTTTCCCCAAAGCAGACCGACTACCTGAACAAAATATCAATGGCTGCGAATTCATTGCTGGGAATCATTAATGATATTCTTGATTTTTCCAAAATTGAAGCCAACCAGATGGAAGTAGACTCTATCGAATTCAATATTGATGACGTTCTGAATA
Above is a genomic segment from Maridesulfovibrio sp. containing:
- a CDS encoding AraC family transcriptional regulator, which gives rise to MSAVVRTIRNLVLEGFLNTDVKSGDYQTDIEGVTLYCRQKTQKVENCFYKPSIILVLQGAKRTQIGSEIFEYSKGDIMVMGVDLPASSTILEASVEQPYLSVGVEIDSSVLVNLVQETTFPNFDLSRTAKGIFVQKSDFDLLDAFLRLIKLLKYPERIGVLGPMVIREIHYLLLIGSNGDNLSLFHTVGYKSSQVVRAISMIRDHLKKPFSVDEIAQQLNMASSTFHRHFKQATNMSPLQYLKQLRLHEAQKLMLTEGFNSGRACAAVGYESISQFNREYKRLFGDPPHKDITKLKNNV
- a CDS encoding two-component system response regulator — protein: MTSHEKQTVLIVDDVPQNLDLLYEVLKDRYRVKAAMNGTKAVEILFSSEPPDIVLLDVMMPEMDGYEVCRRIKADLRSMKIPVIFVTAMGEEQDETYGFELGAVDYITKPINPAIVLARVKTQLALYNQSQHLEELVQERTKVIYATRQDIVRSLGIAARYKDNETGAHIKRMSIFCQIIAKNIGMKDSEGNILLNAAPMHDIGKIGIPDSILTKPGKLDKAEWEIMKTHTTIGGAILGEHDYDLMKVANRVVLNHHERWDGSGYPAGLRGEEIPIEGRISAIADVFDALTSKRPYKEAWPVDKACDYIWNGRGSHFDPRLVDAFKASLDKILIIKEQYSEDD
- a CDS encoding BCCT family transporter, producing MTLPFERIDKPTFFGAIFLLLSVVIPLLIFPEEGAQWVEIAKNFMTDKLGILYLAIGMASFFFMVYIVFSDIGQIKLGNLDEDPEFKTGSWAAMLFCGGIGASIMYWATIEWAYYIQKPPFQLEPGSTEAIRWAATYGIFHWGPIAWSIYLVPAIPIAYFYYVRKQPALKVSSALMPVLGEVRSKGWIGKGIDILFVFGLLGGGATTLGLAAPLIGEGLHHLFGLPKTMPSQLGVLLACTALFAYSAYSGMEKGIKVLSNINFWGAIGLLAFILVCGPTIFMLETGLDSLGRMLNNFFIMGTWAEPFGGLGNFRDTHFPQHWTIFYWAWWLVFAPSMGLFVARISRGRTIKQMVAGSIFFGSMGCFLFFMVLGNYGLSLQLSGTLDVVGILNSQGPNEAIFSILGELPLNTLVIAAFTILCLIFTATTFDSISYILASVVQSDVGEDPYRWNRLFWAFALSLMPSILMFMGGISTLQTAAIVGGLPLLIITILLMFSAIRAASLDLTHQKDYVDPVINIEELPDVDPWSEEGKALARFENLKDIAVEAAEAEREANEKIYKLRKAMRYQALNASMNKSEVDQYETEILNNELKILLDEAAEARENKIATSEEAQKARIIFDQLMRDRDQ
- a CDS encoding DsrE family protein gives rise to the protein MNNKLNILWTNADPVTAELMVMMYAHNSIRNSWWEDVQVIIWGAPTKLVAEDVHLQQLIADAREAGVKFSACEACADQLGVKSKLEELGIEVKFWGSPLTEIIKKNEHLITV
- a CDS encoding nitroreductase family protein; its protein translation is MKKNAVLGVNDAILQRHSVRSFTPEAVSSEDIAALIEAARLAPSSLNSQPWRFKVVQDKDILKRFGEKDISRTQSWLAEAGAIIVCCADISGYVKDSQASAFFYRENDLITGDTMDGIDEYVERESSADAYAKFGASAMNVGISASFMMLRAVELGLGTCWVGMYDEQKVKELVGIDSELRVVGLFAVGHPAEVPVQEHSRKEISEILLP